From a region of the Paraburkholderia hospita genome:
- a CDS encoding LacI family DNA-binding transcriptional regulator, with protein sequence MTDIAKLTGVSQSTVSLVLNNATGAKFSEATRNKVLKTAQDLGYRLTPREPLPPSSGERNLIIYLADEISTSPHPVVNIDGARDAAYANGKLLAVYSTHGNADIEQQVLDAALASPTVFGVVYATVYTRKVTLPAALARVPTVLLNCYTSEGGQSSIVPAEVAGGHVATEYLLRAGHRRIGYINGEHWQDAAKDRLKGYRTALATADLPFAPEMVRDGDWSSGTGFEHTLSLMREPNPPTAIFCANDLMALGAIEALKQLGYRVPDDVSVLGYDDQEIARHTHPPLSTVVLPNYELGRWAVDTLLQEVHNQAAGAPVRHRMVKLDGPLIERGSVREITEAKRAVINIISD encoded by the coding sequence ATGACCGATATCGCCAAGCTCACCGGCGTGTCGCAATCGACTGTTTCTCTCGTCCTGAACAACGCGACCGGCGCCAAATTTTCCGAAGCGACCCGCAACAAGGTGCTGAAAACTGCGCAGGATCTCGGCTATCGCCTCACCCCGCGTGAACCGCTGCCGCCGTCGTCCGGCGAGCGCAATCTGATCATCTATCTCGCCGACGAAATCTCGACCAGTCCGCACCCCGTCGTAAACATCGACGGCGCGCGCGATGCCGCCTACGCGAACGGCAAGCTGCTCGCCGTCTACTCGACGCACGGCAACGCCGACATCGAGCAGCAGGTGCTCGACGCGGCTCTCGCGAGCCCGACCGTGTTCGGCGTGGTCTACGCGACCGTCTACACCCGCAAGGTGACGCTGCCCGCCGCACTCGCGCGCGTGCCAACCGTGCTGCTGAACTGCTACACGAGCGAGGGCGGCCAGTCGTCGATCGTTCCCGCTGAAGTCGCGGGCGGCCACGTCGCAACCGAATACCTGCTGCGCGCGGGACACCGGCGGATCGGCTACATCAACGGCGAACACTGGCAGGACGCGGCGAAAGACCGCCTGAAGGGCTACCGCACCGCGCTCGCCACCGCCGACCTGCCGTTCGCGCCCGAGATGGTCCGCGACGGCGACTGGAGTTCGGGCACGGGCTTCGAGCACACGCTGTCGCTGATGCGCGAGCCTAATCCGCCGACCGCGATCTTCTGCGCGAACGACCTGATGGCGCTCGGCGCGATCGAGGCGCTCAAGCAGCTCGGCTACCGCGTGCCCGACGACGTCTCGGTGCTCGGTTACGACGATCAGGAAATCGCGCGCCACACGCATCCGCCGCTGTCGACCGTCGTGCTGCCGAACTACGAACTGGGGCGCTGGGCCGTCGATACGCTGCTTCAGGAAGTGCACAACCAGGCAGCGGGCGCGCCCGTGCGTCACCGGATGGTGAAACTCGACGGGCCGTTGATCGAACGTGGGTCAGTCAGGGAAATTACCGAGGCAAAACGCGCTGTAATTAATATTATTAGTGATTGA
- a CDS encoding endonuclease/exonuclease/phosphatase family protein, whose product MRNPEELIRENLDRKDFIAVSWNLHKGRSPLGFQAWQAMQRWVQSVHADAYFLQEAMARRMPGPVLASSFGARLGDVDDDVWHCQATEIADSLQLQIALGPNVFKPSWRHGNAILSPHPLDLGGRWDISAHRFERRGLLVARATFGGHAVTLLCAHLALTRQARLRQMNWIAHWISKEAPDGPLVLAGDFNDWRNDSVPLFREHGLEEVATLLGEPGRTFPAFSPALALDKMFVRGMKPVEWIQPAQETAWLSDHLPYMARLRVD is encoded by the coding sequence ATGCGAAACCCCGAAGAACTGATACGCGAAAACCTCGACAGGAAAGATTTCATCGCCGTGAGCTGGAACCTGCACAAGGGCCGCTCGCCACTCGGCTTCCAGGCATGGCAGGCGATGCAGCGCTGGGTGCAATCCGTTCATGCCGACGCGTATTTCCTGCAGGAAGCGATGGCGCGGCGGATGCCCGGCCCAGTGCTGGCCAGCTCGTTTGGCGCGCGCCTGGGCGACGTCGACGACGACGTATGGCATTGCCAGGCGACCGAAATCGCCGACTCGTTGCAGTTGCAGATCGCCCTAGGACCGAACGTATTCAAACCGTCGTGGCGGCATGGCAATGCGATCCTGTCGCCGCATCCGCTCGATCTCGGCGGACGCTGGGACATTTCCGCGCACCGCTTCGAGCGGCGCGGCCTGCTCGTCGCGCGCGCGACGTTCGGCGGTCACGCGGTGACGCTGCTGTGCGCGCATCTCGCGCTCACGCGCCAGGCGCGGCTACGTCAGATGAACTGGATTGCGCACTGGATTTCGAAGGAAGCGCCCGACGGTCCGCTCGTGCTCGCCGGCGACTTCAATGACTGGCGCAACGATTCCGTGCCGCTCTTTCGTGAGCATGGCCTCGAAGAAGTCGCGACGCTGCTCGGTGAGCCGGGACGCACGTTTCCGGCGTTCTCGCCTGCGCTTGCGCTCGACAAGATGTTCGTCCGCGGAATGAAGCCAGTCGAATGGATCCAGCCGGCGCAAGAAACGGCGTGGCTATCGGATCACCTGCCGTATATGGCGCGACTGCGCGTCGACTGA
- a CDS encoding LysE family translocator — protein sequence MHHYLPILLQIALVYLIALVSPGPNFFMITQLSLAGRRGLGAASALGVGTGSTIWASLAMLGFATVLQRIDWLYNGIRIAGAIYLVWFGIKLVRSSTKRGEAIVVNVETPPANDRGAHFRAWRTGMLTCLTNPKSCAFWTSIFATLFPAHPPLWFYGVALAMIGMMSVGWYGSVALMFATERTQRGYRRLRRPIDGVCGALLVGLGAKLAAES from the coding sequence ATGCATCATTACCTGCCGATCCTGCTGCAAATCGCCCTCGTCTATCTGATCGCGCTGGTCAGTCCCGGTCCCAACTTCTTCATGATCACGCAACTGTCGCTGGCCGGACGGCGCGGGCTGGGCGCGGCGTCGGCGCTGGGCGTCGGCACAGGATCGACAATCTGGGCCTCGCTCGCGATGCTCGGCTTCGCGACCGTGCTGCAACGCATCGACTGGCTGTACAACGGCATTCGCATCGCGGGCGCGATCTATCTGGTGTGGTTCGGCATCAAGCTCGTGCGCTCGAGCACGAAACGCGGCGAGGCCATCGTCGTGAACGTCGAAACGCCGCCCGCCAACGACCGCGGCGCGCATTTCCGCGCATGGCGCACGGGCATGCTCACGTGTCTGACGAACCCGAAATCCTGCGCGTTCTGGACCAGTATCTTCGCGACACTGTTTCCGGCGCACCCGCCGCTGTGGTTCTACGGCGTGGCGCTCGCGATGATCGGGATGATGTCGGTGGGCTGGTACGGCAGCGTCGCGCTGATGTTCGCGACGGAGCGCACGCAACGCGGCTATCGACGCCTGCGCCGGCCGATCGACGGCGTGTGCGGCGCGCTGCTCGTCGGCCTGGGCGCCAAACTCGCCGCCGAAAGCTGA
- a CDS encoding DUF4148 domain-containing protein — protein MKKLSLAALLISAVVAAPAFASGYSPAPTQSPSSVNGPKTRAEVKADLVQARANGELSLNPNAPAYPQQFATGGYTVPIAHVDLRHLFKRTTAQD, from the coding sequence ATGAAAAAGCTTTCGCTTGCCGCTTTGCTGATTTCCGCAGTCGTCGCCGCGCCCGCTTTCGCAAGCGGCTACAGCCCGGCTCCGACGCAATCGCCGTCCAGCGTCAATGGACCGAAGACGCGCGCCGAGGTGAAGGCCGATCTGGTGCAAGCCCGCGCGAACGGTGAACTCAGCCTGAATCCGAACGCACCTGCTTATCCTCAGCAATTTGCAACGGGCGGTTACACGGTGCCCATCGCACACGTCGACCTGCGCCATCTGTTCAAACGCACAACTGCGCAGGATTGA
- a CDS encoding aldose 1-epimerase: protein MREASIHPSAADPATDLRIDDPSLVVLSSGDTTLVVAPEVGGSIAAYFDVVREHTSQRVLHWLRPATRVALAACDPLRMASFPLFPYCNRIRDARFEFDGHTIDLGGDGNGYAHALHGHAWRRPWRVGARTASSVELHFEHVPDSEKRGDWPFHYRASQRIELLGDALHVTLAAQNLSEGTMPFGMGHHPYYPRTSNTVITAHVDEMWHADAHVLPTHLGPHGAVDALMRGMSADAFDLDNNFSGWTRSATIAWPDEARSVTMTADAPFDHLVVFAPANDVQLCVEPVTNTTDCFNANEDDGARERSGYRVLQPGEAISAGLNWKPQRD from the coding sequence ATGCGCGAAGCTTCCATCCATCCGTCCGCAGCTGATCCCGCCACCGATCTGCGTATCGACGACCCGTCGCTCGTCGTGTTGTCCAGCGGCGATACGACGCTCGTGGTCGCGCCGGAGGTCGGCGGATCGATTGCCGCTTATTTCGACGTGGTGCGGGAGCACACGTCGCAGCGCGTGCTGCACTGGTTGCGTCCGGCGACGCGCGTGGCGCTCGCCGCTTGCGATCCGCTGCGGATGGCGAGCTTCCCGCTCTTTCCGTATTGCAACCGCATCCGCGACGCGCGCTTCGAGTTCGACGGACACACGATCGATCTCGGCGGCGACGGAAACGGCTATGCACATGCGCTTCATGGCCACGCGTGGCGCAGGCCGTGGCGCGTCGGCGCGCGCACGGCTTCATCCGTCGAACTGCATTTCGAGCATGTGCCTGATAGCGAAAAGCGCGGCGATTGGCCGTTTCACTATCGCGCGAGCCAGCGTATCGAATTGCTGGGCGATGCGTTACACGTGACGCTCGCCGCGCAGAACCTGTCGGAAGGCACGATGCCGTTCGGCATGGGCCATCACCCGTACTATCCGCGCACGTCGAACACGGTGATTACCGCGCATGTGGATGAAATGTGGCACGCCGACGCGCATGTGTTGCCGACGCATCTCGGCCCGCATGGCGCCGTCGATGCGCTCATGCGCGGCATGAGCGCCGACGCGTTCGATCTCGACAACAACTTCAGCGGCTGGACGCGCAGCGCGACGATTGCATGGCCGGACGAAGCGCGCAGCGTGACGATGACCGCCGATGCGCCGTTCGATCATCTGGTGGTGTTCGCGCCCGCGAACGATGTGCAGTTGTGCGTCGAGCCCGTCACGAATACGACCGACTGCTTCAACGCTAACGAAGACGATGGCGCACGCGAGCGTTCAGGCTACCGCGTGCTCCAGCCCGGCGAAGCGATCAGCGCCGGGCTCAACTGGAAACCGCAGCGCGACTGA
- a CDS encoding AAA family ATPase, translating to MTTAMVKQEIAVASFSKVYDLDQVETALNELSEGASDALRSTYEKMLKVGNLRFCVKPNRMPSIDDLIGSLPNFTEPLDDIRKQVALCLETDDRLELMPILLLGDPGIGKTHFAKQLSRMLGTAYHYVAMSSLTAGWILSGASSQWKNAKPGKVFDALVHGSYANPVIAVDEIDKATGDSQYDPLGALYALLEHDTAQTFIDEFAEIPINAGHVIWIATANDERAIPEPILNRMNVYEIPPPDRDGSRRIAQSIYNEIRSAHGWGQRFPAQLGGAALDALAHASPREMRRAILNGFGSARIASRDHIGADDIRLDYNSRRKPIGF from the coding sequence ATGACAACGGCCATGGTGAAACAGGAAATCGCAGTTGCATCGTTCAGCAAGGTCTATGACCTCGATCAGGTCGAGACGGCGCTGAACGAACTCAGCGAAGGCGCCAGCGACGCACTGCGTTCCACATACGAAAAGATGCTGAAGGTCGGCAACCTGCGCTTTTGCGTGAAGCCGAACCGGATGCCGTCCATCGACGATCTGATTGGCTCGCTGCCCAACTTCACCGAGCCGCTCGACGACATCCGCAAGCAGGTCGCGCTGTGCCTCGAAACGGACGACCGCCTCGAACTGATGCCGATCCTGCTGCTCGGCGATCCCGGCATCGGCAAGACGCATTTCGCGAAGCAACTGTCGCGGATGCTCGGCACCGCGTATCACTATGTCGCGATGAGTTCGTTGACGGCGGGCTGGATTCTGTCGGGCGCGTCGTCGCAATGGAAAAACGCGAAGCCGGGCAAGGTGTTCGATGCGCTCGTGCATGGCAGCTATGCAAACCCCGTGATCGCCGTCGACGAAATCGACAAGGCAACGGGCGACTCGCAATACGACCCGCTCGGCGCGCTGTACGCGCTGCTCGAACACGATACCGCGCAGACGTTTATCGACGAGTTCGCGGAGATTCCGATCAACGCGGGCCATGTGATCTGGATCGCGACTGCGAATGACGAACGCGCGATTCCTGAGCCGATCCTGAACCGGATGAACGTCTACGAGATTCCGCCGCCGGACCGCGACGGCTCACGGCGCATCGCGCAGTCGATCTACAACGAAATCCGCTCGGCGCACGGCTGGGGCCAGCGGTTTCCGGCGCAACTCGGCGGCGCGGCGCTCGACGCGCTGGCGCATGCGTCGCCGCGTGAAATGCGGCGCGCGATCCTGAACGGTTTCGGCTCGGCGCGCATCGCGAGTCGCGACCATATCGGCGCCGACGACATTCGCCTTGACTACAATTCGCGCCGCAAACCGATCGGTTTCTAG
- a CDS encoding sugar ABC transporter ATP-binding protein encodes MQGIDISFGGVPALRGANLSVAAGEVHALIGQNGAGKSTMIKILTGAYRRSGGSVRFEGREIDFRTPKEAREAGISTIYQEINLVPFRSVAENIFLGREPCRFGLIDWREVQRRASALLESFGLQIDVKKPAGSYSTAIQQMVALARAVSSDAKMVIMDESTSSLDEREVELLFTVVRKLRDDGRAVIFVSHRLDELYALCDRVTVMRDGQTVAQSAMKDIDKRQLVTTMLGRTLAAVVQDDSAAREANLARRGSVAISARNLSAHPKVSDVSLDVHAGEAVGLAGLLGSGRTETMRLLFGADPAERGTLSINGKDVALKSPQEAIARGLAYLTEDRKAEGIVPDLSVRDNLTLVCLRTLSKHGIVDVKQQQAIVDRFIASLGIKLRSPDQPIRELSGGNQQKVLLARWLAAQPSLLLLDEPTRGIDVGAKADVAKIVRELRDEGMAVLLSASELEELTAVADRAVVIRDGRTVAELDGAQMSESAIMDAIAYGSAGTSQLVEAAQSAHIDDALEGDRHGS; translated from the coding sequence ATGCAGGGCATCGACATTTCGTTCGGCGGCGTGCCCGCGTTGCGCGGCGCGAATCTCAGCGTCGCCGCGGGCGAAGTGCACGCGTTGATCGGCCAGAACGGCGCGGGCAAATCGACGATGATCAAGATCCTCACGGGCGCCTATCGGCGCTCGGGTGGCAGCGTGCGCTTCGAGGGCCGCGAGATCGATTTCCGCACACCGAAGGAAGCGCGCGAAGCAGGCATCAGCACGATCTACCAGGAGATCAACCTGGTGCCGTTCCGCTCGGTGGCCGAGAACATTTTTCTGGGCCGCGAGCCGTGCCGCTTCGGTCTGATCGACTGGCGCGAAGTGCAGCGGCGCGCGTCCGCGCTGCTCGAATCGTTTGGCTTGCAGATCGACGTGAAGAAGCCCGCAGGCAGCTATTCGACGGCGATTCAGCAGATGGTTGCGCTCGCGCGCGCCGTGTCGTCGGACGCGAAGATGGTCATCATGGACGAATCGACTTCATCGCTCGACGAGCGCGAAGTCGAACTGCTGTTTACCGTCGTGCGCAAGCTGCGCGACGACGGTCGCGCGGTGATCTTCGTGTCGCATCGGCTCGACGAACTGTATGCGCTGTGCGACCGCGTGACGGTGATGCGCGACGGCCAGACCGTCGCGCAAAGCGCAATGAAGGATATCGACAAGCGCCAGCTCGTCACGACGATGCTCGGCCGCACGCTCGCCGCCGTCGTGCAGGATGACAGCGCCGCGCGCGAGGCGAATCTCGCGCGACGCGGCAGCGTGGCTATCTCGGCGCGCAATCTGTCCGCGCATCCAAAGGTGAGCGACGTGTCGCTCGACGTGCACGCGGGCGAAGCCGTCGGCCTCGCGGGCCTGCTCGGCTCGGGCCGCACGGAAACGATGCGCCTGCTGTTCGGCGCCGACCCGGCCGAGCGCGGCACGTTGTCGATCAACGGCAAGGACGTCGCGCTGAAGTCGCCGCAGGAAGCGATCGCGCGCGGACTCGCGTATCTCACGGAAGACCGCAAGGCCGAAGGCATCGTGCCGGACCTGTCGGTGCGCGACAACCTCACCCTCGTCTGCCTGCGCACGCTGTCGAAGCACGGCATCGTCGATGTGAAGCAGCAGCAGGCGATCGTCGATCGCTTTATTGCGTCGCTCGGCATCAAGCTGCGCTCGCCCGATCAGCCGATCCGCGAATTATCGGGCGGCAATCAGCAGAAGGTGCTGCTCGCGCGCTGGCTCGCCGCGCAGCCATCGCTGCTGTTGCTCGACGAGCCGACACGCGGCATCGATGTCGGTGCAAAGGCGGATGTCGCGAAGATCGTGCGCGAGCTGCGCGACGAAGGCATGGCGGTGCTGCTATCCGCTTCCGAACTCGAAGAACTGACGGCCGTGGCCGATCGCGCCGTGGTGATCCGCGACGGCCGCACGGTCGCCGAACTGGATGGCGCGCAAATGAGCGAATCCGCGATCATGGACGCGATTGCCTATGGCAGCGCGGGCACCTCGCAACTGGTGGAAGCGGCGCAGTCCGCGCATATCGACGATGCACTGGAGGGCGACCGTCATGGCTCATGA
- a CDS encoding ferredoxin--NADP reductase: MSNLNPQTVLSVHHWTDTLFSFTCTRDASFRFENGQFTMVGLEVDGKPLIRAYSMASANYEENLEFLSIKVQDGPLTSRLQHLKVGDQVLIGKKPTGTLMADNLLPGKTLWLLSTGTGLAPFMSIIKDPDVYDRYERVVLTHTCRFVDELAYKEYITDHLPAHEHIGELIQEKLVYYPTVTREQFANRGRITDLIETKKLFDDLDLPHFSLENDRVMLCGSPHMLRDTRELLDSLGFQEGSNNNPGHYVVEKAFVG; this comes from the coding sequence ATGAGCAACCTGAATCCACAAACCGTCCTGAGCGTCCACCACTGGACCGATACGCTTTTCAGCTTCACCTGCACGCGCGATGCGTCGTTCCGCTTCGAAAATGGCCAGTTCACGATGGTCGGCCTCGAAGTCGACGGCAAGCCGCTGATCCGTGCGTACAGCATGGCTAGCGCCAACTACGAAGAGAACCTCGAATTCCTGAGCATCAAGGTGCAGGACGGCCCGCTGACGTCGCGCCTCCAGCATCTGAAGGTTGGCGACCAGGTCCTGATCGGCAAGAAGCCGACGGGCACGCTGATGGCCGACAACCTGCTGCCCGGCAAGACGCTGTGGCTGCTGTCCACTGGCACGGGCCTCGCGCCCTTCATGTCGATCATCAAGGACCCGGACGTCTATGACCGCTACGAGCGCGTCGTGCTGACGCACACGTGCCGTTTCGTCGACGAACTGGCATACAAGGAATACATCACGGACCACCTGCCGGCGCACGAGCACATCGGCGAGTTGATCCAGGAAAAGCTGGTGTATTACCCGACCGTCACGCGCGAGCAGTTCGCGAACCGCGGCCGCATCACGGACCTGATCGAAACGAAGAAACTCTTCGACGATCTCGACCTGCCGCACTTCTCGCTCGAAAACGACCGCGTGATGCTCTGCGGCAGCCCGCACATGCTGCGCGACACGCGTGAACTGCTCGACAGCCTGGGCTTCCAGGAAGGCAGCAACAACAATCCTGGCCACTACGTCGTCGAAAAGGCGTTCGTCGGCTAA
- a CDS encoding ABC transporter permease, translated as MKKNLPILIALGALIVLGLVRYEHFASEYNITSFWRYNSMFALISVGMAFVIITGGIDLSVGTVAAMSSVVAALASPYGGWVAVFAGAGAGLLVGVLNGIIITRLKILPFITTLATSLGAHGLGLLLGRNDAVSISSDTNFANFGQGDLFGLPIPGLVALVAAVAGWLALRSTRFGRHSLAIGGSEEAARLMGLNVNRTLVAVYAVSGLLAGLAGVILAAQFGAGQPNEGVGWELFAISAVVLGGTLLTGGEGSIAMTIAGVLLLGLVFNLLNFENGLGFISLSAYWQSVIRGVFLLLVIVLQARVLKQRGHKRTETGAGAGQTAG; from the coding sequence ATGAAAAAGAACCTGCCCATCCTGATCGCGCTCGGCGCGCTGATCGTGCTCGGACTCGTGCGCTACGAGCATTTCGCGTCCGAGTACAACATCACTTCCTTCTGGCGCTACAACTCGATGTTCGCGCTGATCTCCGTCGGCATGGCGTTCGTCATCATCACGGGCGGCATCGATCTGTCGGTCGGCACGGTCGCGGCGATGTCGAGTGTCGTGGCGGCGCTGGCGAGTCCGTACGGCGGCTGGGTCGCCGTGTTCGCGGGCGCGGGCGCGGGCCTGCTGGTCGGTGTGCTCAACGGCATCATCATCACGCGGCTGAAAATCCTGCCGTTCATCACGACGCTCGCGACGAGCCTTGGCGCGCACGGCCTCGGGCTGCTACTCGGCAGAAACGACGCCGTGTCGATTTCGTCCGATACGAACTTCGCGAACTTCGGTCAGGGCGATCTGTTCGGCCTGCCGATTCCCGGCCTCGTCGCGCTCGTCGCCGCCGTCGCGGGCTGGCTCGCGCTGCGCAGCACGCGCTTCGGCCGGCATTCGCTGGCGATCGGCGGCAGCGAGGAAGCGGCGCGTCTGATGGGGCTGAACGTGAACCGCACGCTGGTCGCCGTGTATGCCGTGAGCGGATTGCTGGCGGGGTTGGCGGGCGTGATCCTCGCCGCGCAGTTCGGCGCGGGGCAGCCGAACGAAGGCGTCGGCTGGGAGTTGTTTGCTATTTCGGCCGTGGTGCTCGGCGGCACGCTGCTGACGGGCGGCGAAGGCTCGATCGCGATGACGATCGCGGGCGTGCTGCTGCTCGGGCTCGTCTTCAATCTGCTGAACTTCGAGAACGGGCTTGGGTTCATCAGTCTGTCGGCGTACTGGCAGTCGGTGATACGTGGCGTGTTCCTGCTGCTGGTGATCGTGCTGCAGGCGCGCGTGCTCAAGCAGCGCGGGCACAAGCGCACGGAGACGGGCGCGGGTGCGGGGCAAACGGCGGGTTGA
- a CDS encoding ABC transporter permease, with the protein MAHESLRNDGAPLASAKPAPDASTVKKKRRITIQREIVVLLAMLVFNLLFTQHFWSLQTFNVNLTQVVTIVIVGIGMTLVVATGGIDLSVGASMAIAGALAPMLFMHIAGPLGIALAFVLPVLAAAVCGVFNGFLVTRLAVQPIVATLVLFIAGRGIAQVVTDGSLQAFNNPAFQWIALGKVAGVPFQVLLMFALVAFFAWVVKKTLFGQYLLVTGGNEKSAYLSGVPTARVKMLAYTLCAALSGLAGLISISVNSSSDANVVGLGIELDAIAAVAVGGTALTGGKAYIGGTLIGALIIQLLRYTLLAHGIPDAAALVVKAGIIIAAVYVQRRSR; encoded by the coding sequence ATGGCTCATGAGTCGCTGCGCAACGACGGCGCGCCGCTCGCTTCGGCGAAACCCGCGCCCGATGCGTCGACGGTGAAGAAGAAGCGCCGCATCACGATCCAGCGCGAGATCGTCGTGCTGCTGGCGATGCTCGTCTTCAACCTGCTTTTCACGCAGCATTTCTGGTCGCTGCAAACCTTCAACGTCAATCTGACGCAGGTCGTGACGATCGTGATCGTCGGGATCGGCATGACGCTGGTCGTCGCGACGGGCGGCATTGATTTGTCGGTGGGCGCGTCGATGGCGATTGCGGGCGCGCTCGCGCCGATGCTGTTCATGCACATTGCCGGGCCACTCGGCATCGCGCTCGCGTTCGTGCTGCCCGTTCTCGCCGCCGCCGTGTGCGGCGTGTTCAACGGCTTTCTCGTGACGAGGCTCGCCGTCCAGCCGATTGTCGCGACGCTCGTGCTGTTCATCGCCGGGCGCGGCATCGCGCAGGTCGTCACCGACGGCAGCCTGCAGGCGTTCAACAACCCCGCGTTCCAGTGGATCGCGCTCGGCAAGGTGGCGGGCGTTCCGTTCCAGGTGCTGCTGATGTTCGCGCTTGTCGCGTTCTTCGCGTGGGTCGTGAAGAAGACGCTGTTCGGCCAGTATCTCCTCGTCACGGGCGGCAACGAAAAGTCCGCGTATTTGAGCGGCGTGCCGACCGCGCGCGTGAAGATGCTCGCATACACGCTGTGCGCGGCGCTATCCGGCCTCGCGGGGCTGATTTCGATTTCGGTGAATTCATCATCGGATGCGAACGTCGTCGGGCTCGGCATCGAACTCGATGCGATTGCGGCCGTCGCCGTCGGCGGCACGGCGTTGACGGGCGGCAAGGCGTATATCGGCGGGACGCTGATCGGCGCGCTGATCATCCAGTTGCTGCGCTACACGCTGCTTGCTCACGGCATTCCCGATGCCGCCGCGCTCGTCGTCAAGGCGGGCATCATCATCGCGGCTGTATACGTGCAGCGGCGTTCGCGCTAA
- a CDS encoding ABC transporter substrate-binding protein codes for MASHNRDSRGQRLQPLAAALLAITLGFGMASAQADDLPKIPTKKPLKVGFAQTESNNPWRLAETQSFKDIAAKCGWQMVMTDANGSNSKQVSDIQSMIAQHVDLLVFPPREEKPLAPVVLQAKKAGIPVILVDRNVDQSVAKAGRDYITFIGSDFIDQGHRAADWLIKATGGKAKIIELEGTTGASAANDRKKSFDEVIAKNPGMSIIASQSGDFARDKGRQVMETLLQAHPDVTAVYAHNDEMALGAIAAIKAAGKQPGKDIQIVTIDGTKGGLDAIAAGELGASVQSSPFFGPLACDVAQKFAKGEKVPTWVKVSDRFYDKGNVQESMQYGY; via the coding sequence ATGGCGTCGCACAATCGGGATTCGCGCGGGCAACGGCTTCAGCCGCTTGCCGCAGCATTGCTGGCAATCACCTTGGGATTTGGCATGGCATCGGCGCAGGCTGACGATCTGCCGAAAATCCCCACCAAGAAACCGCTGAAAGTGGGCTTCGCGCAGACGGAGAGCAACAACCCGTGGCGTCTCGCCGAAACCCAGAGCTTCAAGGACATCGCCGCCAAGTGTGGCTGGCAGATGGTGATGACGGATGCCAACGGGTCCAACTCGAAGCAGGTCTCCGACATCCAGAGCATGATCGCGCAGCACGTCGATCTGCTCGTGTTCCCGCCGCGTGAAGAGAAGCCGCTCGCGCCCGTCGTGTTGCAGGCGAAGAAGGCGGGTATTCCCGTGATTCTCGTCGACCGCAACGTCGATCAATCGGTGGCGAAAGCGGGCCGCGACTACATCACGTTCATCGGTTCGGACTTCATCGACCAGGGCCACCGCGCAGCCGACTGGCTCATCAAGGCGACGGGCGGCAAGGCGAAGATCATCGAACTCGAAGGCACGACGGGCGCTTCCGCCGCGAACGACCGCAAGAAGAGCTTTGACGAAGTGATCGCGAAGAATCCGGGCATGTCGATCATCGCGTCGCAAAGCGGCGACTTCGCGCGCGACAAGGGCCGTCAGGTGATGGAAACGCTGCTGCAGGCGCATCCTGATGTCACGGCCGTCTACGCGCACAACGACGAAATGGCGCTCGGCGCGATCGCCGCGATCAAGGCGGCAGGCAAGCAGCCGGGCAAGGATATCCAGATCGTCACGATCGACGGCACGAAGGGCGGCCTCGATGCGATTGCTGCCGGCGAGCTTGGCGCGAGCGTGCAGTCGAGCCCGTTCTTTGGCCCTCTCGCATGCGACGTCGCGCAGAAGTTCGCGAAGGGCGAGAAGGTGCCGACGTGGGTCAAGGTGTCGGACCGCTTCTACGACAAGGGCAACGTGCAGGAAAGCATGCAGTACGGCTATTGA